The following coding sequences are from one Lolium rigidum isolate FL_2022 chromosome 6, APGP_CSIRO_Lrig_0.1, whole genome shotgun sequence window:
- the LOC124667023 gene encoding uncharacterized protein LOC124667023 isoform X2, with translation MPPLTPADASLILDHVVGSPSIPAAAANALLASLPFPSRPTPRLLRSVLLRRLASDPVSAAALDSLQLLASLPSPAPLIAAAHLAVAAFLAASAPDFDAAARALFAHPGGRARRAFDGDPALASPEAGAVAYQFEDAVGNTFSQDALRRLWGNRAEAEGRVRELLAAEWAAIGPSMLEVAAERIVGHGAVETWGSADESTRAKYLMLAGEERGREILGKLEEPASHVNPISTPEVNKVIHALKSRCADLHSVVEDPLPAAKAAADEVLAARMDKTRHIVAEEVNNRAANSSVAGSSAVNDQGEVLRKGTPSNIMDWNPTARSFHWEDSLDPEGSRSESTRPHLPSPRRISVSPLQVANNKARRRKARKWSSEEEEMLRKGVKQFGNGSWKDILLHNPDFFIGRTQVDLKDKWRNMMR, from the exons ATGCCGCCGCTGACGCCGGCGGACGCGTCCCTGATTCTCGACCACGTCGTGGGGAGCCCCTCCATCCCCGCCGCCGCGGCCAACGCGCTGCTCGCCTCGCTCCCCTTCCCCTCCCGCCCCACCCCGCGCCTCCTCCGCTCCGTactcctccgccgcctcgcctccgACCCCGTCTCCGCCGCCGCGCTCGACTCCCTCCAGCTCCTCGCTTCCCTCCCCTCCCCCGCGCCCCTCATCGCCGCCGctcacctcgccgtcgccgccttcctcgCTGCCTCTGCGCCCGACTTCGACGCCGCCGCGCGGGCCCTCTTCGCCCACCCCggcggccgcgcgcgccgcgcgTTTGACGGGGACCCAGCGCTCGCCTCCCCCGAGGCCGGCGCCGTCGCGTACCAGTTTGAGGACGCAGTCGGGAACACGTTCTCGCAGGACGCGCTGAGGAGACTGTGGGGCAACCGCGCCGAGGCGGAGGGGCGGGTGAGGGAGCTCCTGGCGGCCGAGTGGGCCGCCATCGGCCCGTCGATGTTGGAGGTCGCGGCCGAGCGGATTGTTGGGCACGGCGCCGTTGAGACGTGGGGATCCGCCGACGAATCCACCCGCGCCAAGTACCTCATGCTAG CCGGGGAAGAAAGAGGACGTGAAATTTTGGGCAAACTTGAAGAACCTGCCTCTCATGTGAATCCAATTTCGACGCCTGAAGTTAATAAGGTCATACATGCCCTCAAATCAAGATGTGCCGACCTTCACAGTGTAGTGGAGGATCCATTACCGGCTGCAAAAGCAGCTGCAGATGAGGTGTTGGCTGCAAGGATGGATAAAACACGTCATATTGTTGCTGAAGAAGTTAATAATCGGGCAGCTAATTCTAGCGTTGCTGGTTCAAGTGCTGTGAATGACCAAGGTGAGGTGTTGAGGAAAGGCACACCATCCAACATTATGGATTGGAACCCTACAGCGCGGAGTTTTCAT TGGGAGGACTCGCTTGATCCTGAGGGCTCAAGATCAGAATCAACTAGACCACACTTGCCTAGCCCAAGGAGAATATCTGTTTCTCCTTTGCAAGTGGCAAATAATAAAGCCAGGCGTAGAAAGGCAAGGAAGTGGAGCTCGGAAGAAGAAGAGATGCTAAGAAAGGGTGTGAAACA GTTTGGTAACGGCAGTTGGAAGGATATTTTGCTTCACAATCCTGATTTCTTTATTGGTAGAACACAG GTGGACTTGAAGGATAAATGGAGAAACATGATGAGGTAA
- the LOC124658862 gene encoding monothiol glutaredoxin-S3-like, which translates to MQEARGAAPRLMAAASTDDVGDVRRTVEEKPVVVVGRRGCCMVHVARRLLLGQGANPAVLEVADDADPAALVVALRSSSVNSAKGVVDAYGAAPVATMAATARHAAFPAVFIGGKLVGGLDRLMAMHIAGELVPVLKQAGALWL; encoded by the coding sequence ATGCAAGAAGCCAGGGGGGCGGCACCGCGGCTGATGGCGGCGGCCAGCACCGACGACGTCGGCGACGTGCGGAGGACGGTGGAGGAgaagccggtggtggtggtggggcggCGGGGCTGCTGCATGGTGCACGTGGCCCGGCGCCTGCTCCTGGGGCAGGGCGCCAACCCGGCGGTGCTCGAggtcgccgacgacgccgaccCGGCGGCCCTCGTCGTCGCGCTCCGGTCGTCCAGCGTCAACAGCGCTAAGGGCGTCGTTGATGCGTACGGCGCGGCGCCGGTAGCtacgatggcggcgacggcgcgccaCGCGGCGTTCCCGGCGGTGTTCATCGGGGGGAAGCTGGTGGGCGGGCTCGACCGCCTCATGGCGATGCACATCGCCGGCGAGCTCGTGCCGGTCCTGAAGCAGGCCGGAGCTCTGTGGCTCTGA
- the LOC124659043 gene encoding monothiol glutaredoxin-S3-like codes for MVHVARRLLLGQGANPAVLEVGDDADPAALVAALRSKDISTKSVEDVVVDAYGAAATARHAAFPAVFIGGRLVGGLDRLMSMHIAGELVPVLKQAGALWL; via the coding sequence ATGGTGCACGTGGCCCGGCGCCTACTCCTCGGGCAGGGTGCGAACCCGGCGGTGCTCGAGGTCGGCGACGACGCCGACCCGGCGGCCCTCGTTGCCGCGCTCCGGTCCAAGGACATCAGTACTAAGAGCGTCGAGGACGTCGTCGTCGATGCGtacggcgcggcggcgacggcgcgccaCGCGGCGTTCCCGGCGGTGTTCATCGGCGGCAGGCTGGTGGGCGGGCTGGACCGGCTCATGTCCATGCACATCGCCGGGGAGCTCGTGCCGGTCCTGAAGCAGGCAGGAGCCCTGTGGCTCTGA
- the LOC124667023 gene encoding uncharacterized protein LOC124667023 isoform X1 has protein sequence MPPLTPADASLILDHVVGSPSIPAAAANALLASLPFPSRPTPRLLRSVLLRRLASDPVSAAALDSLQLLASLPSPAPLIAAAHLAVAAFLAASAPDFDAAARALFAHPGGRARRAFDGDPALASPEAGAVAYQFEDAVGNTFSQDALRRLWGNRAEAEGRVRELLAAEWAAIGPSMLEVAAERIVGHGAVETWGSADESTRAKYLMLAGEERGREILGKLEEPASHVNPISTPEVNKVIHALKSRCADLHSVVEDPLPAAKAAADEVLAARMDKTRHIVAEEVNNRAANSSVAGSSAVNDQGEVLRKGTPSNIMDWNPTARSFHWEDSLDPEGSRSESTRPHLPSPRRISVSPLQVANNKARRRKARKWSSEEEEMLRKGVKQFGNGSWKDILLHNPDFFIGRTQVDLKDKWRNMMRMSLYLWKPYYT, from the exons ATGCCGCCGCTGACGCCGGCGGACGCGTCCCTGATTCTCGACCACGTCGTGGGGAGCCCCTCCATCCCCGCCGCCGCGGCCAACGCGCTGCTCGCCTCGCTCCCCTTCCCCTCCCGCCCCACCCCGCGCCTCCTCCGCTCCGTactcctccgccgcctcgcctccgACCCCGTCTCCGCCGCCGCGCTCGACTCCCTCCAGCTCCTCGCTTCCCTCCCCTCCCCCGCGCCCCTCATCGCCGCCGctcacctcgccgtcgccgccttcctcgCTGCCTCTGCGCCCGACTTCGACGCCGCCGCGCGGGCCCTCTTCGCCCACCCCggcggccgcgcgcgccgcgcgTTTGACGGGGACCCAGCGCTCGCCTCCCCCGAGGCCGGCGCCGTCGCGTACCAGTTTGAGGACGCAGTCGGGAACACGTTCTCGCAGGACGCGCTGAGGAGACTGTGGGGCAACCGCGCCGAGGCGGAGGGGCGGGTGAGGGAGCTCCTGGCGGCCGAGTGGGCCGCCATCGGCCCGTCGATGTTGGAGGTCGCGGCCGAGCGGATTGTTGGGCACGGCGCCGTTGAGACGTGGGGATCCGCCGACGAATCCACCCGCGCCAAGTACCTCATGCTAG CCGGGGAAGAAAGAGGACGTGAAATTTTGGGCAAACTTGAAGAACCTGCCTCTCATGTGAATCCAATTTCGACGCCTGAAGTTAATAAGGTCATACATGCCCTCAAATCAAGATGTGCCGACCTTCACAGTGTAGTGGAGGATCCATTACCGGCTGCAAAAGCAGCTGCAGATGAGGTGTTGGCTGCAAGGATGGATAAAACACGTCATATTGTTGCTGAAGAAGTTAATAATCGGGCAGCTAATTCTAGCGTTGCTGGTTCAAGTGCTGTGAATGACCAAGGTGAGGTGTTGAGGAAAGGCACACCATCCAACATTATGGATTGGAACCCTACAGCGCGGAGTTTTCAT TGGGAGGACTCGCTTGATCCTGAGGGCTCAAGATCAGAATCAACTAGACCACACTTGCCTAGCCCAAGGAGAATATCTGTTTCTCCTTTGCAAGTGGCAAATAATAAAGCCAGGCGTAGAAAGGCAAGGAAGTGGAGCTCGGAAGAAGAAGAGATGCTAAGAAAGGGTGTGAAACA GTTTGGTAACGGCAGTTGGAAGGATATTTTGCTTCACAATCCTGATTTCTTTATTGGTAGAACACAG GTGGACTTGAAGGATAAATGGAGAAACATGATGAG GATGTCTTTGTATTTGTGGAAGCCATATTACACATGA